AGGTGTGCCATAATAAACAGCACAGGTTTGGCAACCCACATACCAGTTATCAATAGCCCAATACAAACCACCACCCGCAGGCGATTGCCCGTATTGTAAAACCGGCTGCAAAATATGGTCGGCATTTTGAATGCCATTAAAAATATATAACAAGTATCCGTTAAGGGTAGATTCGGGATTGGCAGGTACTTGCCATGTGGTTGAAAAATAAGTTATTGGGGTTGACGATGGATTGGTCCAATCAGCAAATGTTACCCAACCGTCGTTTGGTGCCGGCGGATTGGTTGAATTTGTTTTGATCCGCTTTGCATCATTAACAGCCTGCTGAGCAATAACCGGTTTTTGCACACCAAAATTTACGCTTATTTTTCCTGTTGAATTTTGAATTTTAAGTAGCTGATTGCCCTGAAATTCCAGATGGTAGCCATCTTCAATATGATGTACATCTGATGCTTTTCGCGGGCCGAAGGGCGTAAATACAATTTTGTCTGGAGGGATGGTATCTGCCGTTTTAGGGGTGGCAGTGTTGTTTACTGCAAATTCATTTTTCTTACACCCTGAGTAAATAACCGCAGAGAGTAATAGTAAGGTAATTAGTTTTCTCATAAAGGTTTTATTGTTTGTTATAAATATATGGCTTATTGATTAAAATATTACCCAATAATTAATAATAATTACTAATTAACAAACGTTAATATTTTTATGGCTTAGCTTTTTATCAGAATATGATCTGTAAACCTTTATAATTGATTCTTTAGTGTATTATTGGATGAATTGAAAATTCAGGCTTTGAATAATAAATTGCTGTCCTGAAAAATTCAGAACAAAAGGTCGCCAAAACGGTTAAATTTGTTCAATCAATATTGGTTACTAAAGTACCCGCATAGCCCATGATCAAAACAATACTCGTAATAGCCATGCTAAGCCTGTTCTTAGCATTCTCTTTCTCAGCCGGAGCACAAACTATGTCGTCGTTTGATAGGGGTAGTTTTCTTTTTAAGGTAGATACGCTGCCATACCGCATTTTATTCCCCAAGCATTTTAATCCCACACAAAAATACCCGCTGGTATTCGTATTGCACGGCTCGGGCGAGCGTGGTAATAATAACGAATCGCAACTGGCCTATGGAGCTTCCCGTTTTTTGCAGGATAGCGTGCGGGAGATGTATGAGGCCATTGTGGTTTTCCCTCAGTGCCCGGCTAAAAGCTATTGGAGCAATGTGAAGCAGGTTACCGATTCGGCTACCAATAAACGCAAATTTATTTTTCAGGAGGATGCCCCGCCTACCATGGCCATGGTTATGTTGATGGGGCTTGTTGAGCAGTTTTTAGACAAACCTTTTGTGGATAAACACAAGGTTTATGTTGGGGGATTGAGCATGGGCGGAATGGGTACTTTCGAAATTATTGGCCGTGAGCCAAAAGTATTTGCTGCGGCTTTTGCTATTTGTGGGGGCGACAATACGCTGAATGCGAAGAAATATGCTAAGAAAGTTCCGTTGTGGATCTTCCATGGTAATAATGACCCTGTGGTGCCGGCAGATCATTCGCAGGTTATTGTTGACGCCATTAAAGAGGCTGGTGGTAACCCGAGGTTTACTTTATACCCGGGCGTTGGGCATAATAGTTGGGATAATGCTTTTAATGAGCCTGATTTACTGCATTGGCTGTTTTCGCATAGTAAGTAACGAGTACACATTCTTGGCCGTTGTTGGTGTTGTCACCATGGCTGTTCGGAAGATTTTTTGATTCCCTCCCTTGGGAGGGGTGTGATGGATTGCGCAGTGGCAGGGAGGGGTTTTACACCTTGCCCGACGAATATGCAGGGTGTAGAAACCCCTCCCTACACCCTCCCAAGGGAGGGAATCGCACAATTCCCCCGCTTTTTTATTTCTTCCGAACACCTATGGTGTTGTAACCAACACTCTACGCCATGCATCGTGGATTTAGTGCTCAACGAAAAATTTCCGATAACAAGAGTTGTTGGTGACAACACCAACACGGCGGGGAGATCATTACTGTAAAAAATATTATTCCTCTCCCTCAGATTTCTTAGGAGTAGTTTTGGCGTTAAAGCGAGGTTTAAAACCAAGCTTAGGTGCAGGAGTTTCGGTAGCCGGTGTTTGAGGCTTTTCGGTAGGCAATTCTTCTTTTTTATCTTCAACAGAAGTTTCCGACACCTCTTCGGCAGGTTTCGGCTTCATTGCAGCCGCGTTAAAACGCGGCTTAAAACCTAACTTTGGGGCAGGGGCTTCAGCAGCTGGTGACTCAGGTTCTTCAACAGGTGCTTCTTCTTTTTTATCTTCAACAACAGGTGCTTCATCTTCGGTAGCAGGTTTGGGTTTAACCATGCCTGCATTGAAACGTGGTTTGAAACCCATTTTCGGAGCAGATTTCTCTTCCGCGGGTTGAGGTACTTCAGCTATAGGCTCTTCTGTTTTCTCTTCAACCGGTGCATCTTCAACCTGTTTAGGTTTCATGGCCGCGGCGTTGAAGCGCGGCTTAAAGCCCATTTTAGGTGCTGGTTTTTCTTCAGCAGCTTGTGGCACTTCAGCCGGTTTTTCCTCAGTTTTATTTTCTGTTGATGCTTCCGCTTCGGCAGGTTTCGGCTTCATCATGGCCGGATTAAAGCGGGGCTTGAAGCCTGGTTTAGCAGCAGCAGGCGCTTCGGTTGTTGAGGCTGGGATATCTGTTTTGGCTTCGGCTGGTGTTTCCTGTGAAGGGGTTTCGCTATCGGCAGGCTTAGCCTTTGCCATGGCGGGGTTAAAGCGTGATTTGAATGTTGGTTTAGCTGTAGTTTCGGTAGCAGGTGTTTCTGCTGTGGTTGATTCTGTTGCCTGTTCTTTCGGCTCTTCAACAGGAGGAGTTGGCTTAGCTGTAACCGGTGCACGGAACTTAGGCGTAAAGCCAACTTTAGCCGCCGTACCCGGTTCAATCAAACTTTCGGTAATGGTTTGCTCGGCCAACGGGTTTTTGATGTGTACCTTTTCGGTTTTTATTTCAACCGGTATAGGAAACTGACGGCGCAGTTTATTGAACCAGTACTTTTTGGTATGGTCGAAACTTTTTTCGCCCATCTGCTCAAAATGGTTTTGAAATTCAGAAAACAAAGCGGGCTGGTACTGCTGCAGGGCTTCCAGGTCAATTCTTTTCTTCTTAAAAAATTCTTCAAAAACCATTAGTCAATTTGAAAATTGGTTGATTTGAAAATTTGAAAATGCCATCCTGATCTAATTTTCAAATTGACACATCTTCAAATCAATTATAATGTTACTTCAGTATCCAACTTATTAAACCGGATGCCTTTTTCGGTTTGGCTCCAGTCTTCGCGTTCCTCGTCGGTTGCGTTGAGCAATTTGGGGAACCATTCCAGCGGGAAAGCCTGTGGTTTGCCACCATCACTTTCAACAAAAAGTAGGCCGTTAGCAAAGGTTACCTTTACTTTTCGTTCGCCTTTTCGTGTGTTTAATAGTGGCATATTGTTACTTTCTTAAACCGTCATTGCGAGGTACGAAGCAATCGCGAACTCTGCAGGGTGGACCTGCTAATTGGGGATTGTTTCGTATCTCGCAATGACGAGTTGGTTATGATAAAATCCGAAATCGAAATTCTGAATTCCGAAATCAAAATTACTCAGCCATATTATGGTAAACCGCCTGCACGTCGTCATCCTCTTCCAAACGATCAATCAGTTTCATGATCTCAGGAACCTGTTCTTCGGTTACCGAATGGAATGATTGCGGGATGCGCTCCAATTTGGCCGATTTGGTTTCGATACCCATTTCTTCCAAAGCTTTCTGCATTTTGCCGAAATCTTCAAAAGCAGTGTGGATCACGGCTACGTCGTTACCGTTTTCGTCAGCTTCAACAAATATTTCTTCAAGGCCGGCATCGATAAGTTCCAGTTCAAGCTCTTCCAGGTCGCGATCGCCAGGCTCAAAAGTGAAAACCGATTTGCGGGTGAATATAAAATCGAGCGAACCGGTTTTACCTAACGAGCCGCCGTATTTAGTAAAATAGCTGCGTACGTTGGCAACGGTACGGTTGGTGTTATCGGTAGCAGTTTCAACCAGTACGGCAACACCGTATGAGGCATAACCTTCGTAAACAAGTTCTTCGTAGTCTTTTTCATCGCGGCTTGATGCGCGTTTAATGGCGGCCTCAACACGGTCTTTCGGCATGTTTACGGCTTTGGCGTTTTGTACGGCGGTGCGCAGGCGCGAGTTGGTGTTTACATCGCCGCCGCCGGCTTTAACAGCCATCACAATCTCTTTACCTAAACGGGTAAACTGCACCGCCATTTTGGCCCAGCGCTTAAATTTTCTTTCTTTACGGAATTCGAATGCTCTTCCCATGTGTTTTAGTTCATTGTTCGTGGTTGATGGTTCACGGATCAACCTTGTTGTTTCACAAGCGCTTGCCATAAAAAGCAAGGCTGTAAATATAATATTTGTTTAACTAAAGGCAGCTAAAAACCTTTAACCTTTCGCCTCTATCCTTTCACCTCAAATAATGTTTTTCAGGTTGCCCAGCATATCGGCCACCATTTTGGGCAGATCATATTCCAGCTGCCAACCCCAGTCATTTTGGGCGTAACTATCATCTATCGATTTTGGCCAGCTATCGGCAATAGCCTGGCGCGGATCATTTTCGCTATAGCTGATCTCAAAACCGGGGATCAGTTTCTGGATCTCAGCAGCCAACTGCTCGGGAGTAAAACTAATACCTGCAAGATTGTAGGATGAACGGATGCTGATCTTTTCGGCCGGGGCATCCATCAAACTAATGGTAGCGCGAATGGCATCGTCCATATACATCATGGGCAAGGCAGTGCCTTCGGCCAGGAAACTTTCGTATTTACCGGTTTTTAAGGCCTGGTGAAATATGTGTACCGCATAATCGGTAGTACCACCGCCCGGGTTGGCTTTCCAGCCTATCAGGCCTGGGTAGCGGATGCTGCGTACATCCAGACCGTATTTATTAAAATAGTACTCGCACCAGCGCTCGCCTGCCAGTTTGCTGAAACCGTAAACCGTGTTTGGATCCATTACGCAATACTGCGGTGTATGATGCTGCGGCGAATGCGGGCCGAAAACAGCTATCGAGCTTGGCCAAAAAACTTTAGCAACTTTAAACTCAACCGCGAAATCGAGGATATGCAGCAGGCCTGTCATGTTCAGGTCCCAGGCCATTTTGGGTTTTTGTTCGCCTACGGCAGATAGGATGGCCGCCAGCAGGTAAACCTGTGTAGGGCGATGCTTATCAAATATGTGGTGCAGGTTATCCTTATCGAGCACATTAACCAGTTCGAACGGGCCTGTGCTGCTACGCATAGCATAGGTAGGGCTGTTGATATCCGAAGCTACAACCGCCTCGGCCCCGTGTATATTTCTCAAAGCCATTACCAGTTCGGTGCCTATTTGTCCGTTAGCACCGATCACTAAAATCTTTTCGCTCATCAATTTTGAGTTTTACGGGGCAAAGGTAGGAATTTGGTTGTTAAGTGAATGGTTGATTAGGTGAGTGGTTGTTTTTGTTTTTGGGATTACACCGATTAGGGATTGATTACACCGATAACACCGATTTTGAGTTTGATTTTATCTGGTTGATTCTGTTAATTCTAAAATTCTGTAAATTCTGATTCAGACAGTTGCGTTAGCGATAGTAGCGGATACCGGCCTTGTGGCTAATGCCTTGTGTAGTATGAGCGGATAGCGCGGACCGGAGGTAACGCCATTATCTATGTCAGATTTGTGATTTTCGATTTCGGATTTTTTGTCTGAACTGACTTGTCCTGCTATAGGTTGACACAAAAGTAGTCAGCAATGGATTATACATTAAGAAAAGCGCTTGCCATAGAAGAATATTTGGCGGGCGGCACAACATCAGCTAAATTAGGGCAGAAATACGGATTCGGAAACGCGAGCGTATCAAGATGGGTTGTGGAAGAAAAGAAAAAGAACAATAAAATAGCGCAAAGGGCAGCATCCCTTCAAGTGGCAAAAGAACGGGAGGGCATGCCAGAGGACATCAAGGCCTTACAGGAAGAGTTACGTAAAGCCCAATTGAAGATCCATCTACTGGAAGCAATGATTGATATATCGGATGAGCAGTATGGCACCGATATCAGAAAAAAAGCTGGCCCCAGGCAGTCATGAAAGTAGAACAAAGCCAGGGTTGTAGCTTATCCCTGTTATGTTCACTGTCTGGGTATTCGCGCCAAGCCTATTATAAGCGACGTTTATTGGAAGAGCGGGACCCCATCAAGGAGGAATTGTTGGTTCAGCAGGTTATCGGCTATAGGGATTTACAACCCCGTATTGGTGGACGTAAACTATTCTTCCTTATGACCCCTTTTATCAAGGCCCATAAATTAAAAATGGGTAGAGATCACTTTTTCAGGATGCTGGGCAAGTATGGCTTGTTGAACAAAAAGCGGCGTGGTAAACCACAAACTACTGATTCCAATCACTGGATGAAGAAATATCCCGATCTGATCAAAAACATGGTCCCTACGCGCTCAGAACAGTTATGGGTAAGCGATATCACTTACCTTGAGCTCAGCAGTGAATTTGCTTATCTGAGCCTTGTAACGGATGCCTATAGCCGTAAGATCGTTGGTTTTCATGTTAGCGAGAACCTGACAGCTGAAGGCAGTATACAGGCACTCAGGATGGCTATTGAGGGGCGTCAGAATAAAGAAGGGCTGATCCATCACTCAGATCGGGGAACGCAATATTGTTGCCATGATTATATAAAAACACTACAGGAGAACAACATAGATATTAGCATGACCCAAAGCGGGGATCCAAGAGACAATGCGATTGCTGAGCGGGTAAACGGGATCCTGAAAATGGAACTACTAAAGCCATCGTTCATAGATATTGAAGATGCAAGAACTGCTGTGACACAGGCAGTCAATATTTATAATTACTTACGCCCTCATAGCAGCATATCGATGTTAACACCTGCACTGGTACATACCAGAAAGTTTAAGCTCAAACGCCTCTGGAGGAACAATTATAAGAGTAAACCTGCAAAAAGGGAGGAGACAGCCGGGTAGTTATCAACAACAAACGCCCGTTTTTAAAAAGAAAAAAAGAAGCAAAAAAAGAAAAACGTGTTAGGATGTGGGTAACGCGTAGCGTTATCCACATCCTAACACGACAAACAAACAATAATTATCTTTATTTTTATAAAATCACTGTCAACCTTTTTTAGGACGAGTCAAACCCGAATTTTAAGAAATTTTGAGAATTTATTGAATTTGCCCGGCATTCTGTCTAATTCCTTGATTCCCCCAAATTCGAGTTCAGACAAAAAAATCAGCGAAATCAACGTAATCAAAATTATCAACGGTTCAAAATCGGTATAATGCCCAGCACACCACTCAACCAATCCAACCCAATCAACCACTCACCAATCCCCATTAAAACCATAGACTTAATATTTCTCCAATACCAAAAAAATGTGCATATTTGAGGGTTTAACTTTTAAAACACATAATCAATTAAAAAGGGGCCGCTGTGAAGCAGCCCGGATACATTTCAAAAACAATTTAAAAATGAAAGTCGCAGTAGTAGGTGCTACAGGATTAGTAGGCACCAAAATGTTGCAGGTTCTTGCAGAACGCAACTTCCCCGTTACAGAATTAATTCCCGTAGCTTCAGAAAAAAGTATTGGTAAAGAAATTACTTTTAAGGGTAAGCAATTTAAGGTGGTTTCTGTTGAGGATGCGATTAAGATGAAGCCGGACGTAGCGATTTTCTCGGCCGGCGGAAGCACTTCATTACAGCAAGCCCCTTTATTTGCGGCTGCTGGTACAACTGTTATCGATAACTCATCGGCATGGCGCATGGATCCAACCAAAAAACTGGTTGTGCCCGAAGTGAATGCTGATGTTTTAACTGCCGAAGATAAGATCATTGCCAACCCAAATTGCTCAACCATACAAATGGTAGTGGCCTTAAAACCGCTGCACGATAAATATAAAATTAAAAGGGTAGTGGTTTCAACCTACCAATCAGTTACCGGCACAGGTGTTAAAGCTGTTGATCAGCTTTTTAACGAGCGTAACGGTGTTGACGGACCAAAGGTTTACCCTTACACTATCGACCTGAACGTGATCCCTCAAATTGACGTATTTACCGAAAACGGTTATACCAAAGAGGAGATGAAAATGATCCTCGAAACTAAAAAGATCATGGGCGATGACAGCATTAAAGTAACCGCTACTACAGTGCGTATCCCGGTTATGGGCGGCCACTCGGAGTCGGTTAATATTGAGTTTGCCAATGATTTTGACCTTGCCGAAGTACGTGAGCTGTTAGCTAACGCGCCGGGCATTGTTGTAGTTGACGATACCGCTAACCTGAAATACCCAATGCCGCTCGACGCGCATGATAAAGATGAGGTATTTGTAGGCCGTATCCGTCGTGATGAAACTCAGGATAATACCTTGAACTGCTGGATAGTATCAGATAACCTGCGTAAAGGTGCTGCTACCAATGCCGTGCAAATTGCAGAGTATTTGGCTGCACAGCATTTGATCGGTCAGCCGGTTGAGGCGTAAGCGGAAAAATATTTCTTGATGAGCCCTGTAGCATGAGCTATGGGGCTTTTTTGTCGGAAAAATATTTCCTACATTTGAGTATGAATGAAATATTTTTCCTTGTTGAAGACGCTATAGAAGGGGGATATAATGCCCGTGCGATGGGTGAATCAATCTATACGCAAGGAGATACACTGGATGAGCTTAAGGCTAATATACGGGATGCTGTTCATTGCCATTTTGATGAAGATAAATTGCCGAAGATGATCCGTTTGCATTTTGTAAAAGAAGAAGTTATAACTGTTTGAACTTCCTGAATCAATTATGTCACCTAAGGCCCCGCGCAATGTATCAGGAAAAGATTTGATCAAAGTTTTATCGAAATATGGTTACGCAGTAGTACGGCAAACAGGAAGCCATATCAGGTTGTCAATATCTCTTAATGATGGTATTAAAAGCGTTACTGTTCCAAATCATGATCCTTTAAAATTGGGAACACTTATGGCCATTATTAATGATGTATCAGAACAGTTGAAGATCAACAAGAATGATATAATTAGTAAGCTTTAAAGTTTTATCAACGATGTTTTTTGATAGGGATAATCATTTGGCTATCCCTATTTTTATGCAATAATATTTACCATGAGAACTTTAAGCACCCTGTTTTTTCTGTGTTGTTTGGCAATGTCAACTTTCGCTCAGACCCCACGTGCCGTTGAAACTGATCTGCTTAAATCATTTAAAAAAATCGAGTATCTATACGATCATCATAACATCGGAGACGATTTGATTGATGCTAATAGTGTTTTCAGAAATAAATTGAAAAATTATACAGAGAACTACCCTGCTTCAATCAAGTTGCCATTTGATTCATTGAAAAAGGCACGGCTGGATATTTTTACTTCGGCTGATGGCTTATTTCGGATCTACTCGTGGGATACCTGGTTGGGCGGCTCCATGCATATTTTCGACAATGTATTACAATACAAAGTTGGAACGAAAACCAAATCTGTTCTGCTTAAAGGTACAGTAAATAGTTATATTCCGTTTTATAACAATTTGTACACGTTTAAAGCAGGCTATAAAACTTATTACCTGGGAATTTATAATACTATCTATTCAGATAAAGACGTAGGGACCGGGATTAAAGTTTTCGCTATCGAAAACGGAAAATTGAATGATGATGTGAAAGTTATCAAAACGGGTTCGGGTTTGAAAAGCAAGATATATTATGATTACGATTTTTGGTCGGTTGTTGATATCGACTTTGAAAAACGCCCAACTATTACATTTGATCAAACAACTCAAACGATTCATTTACCATTGGTAGACGAAGACGGCAAGATAACCAAAAAGCTGATCAACTATAAGTTTAACGGGCAATACTTCGAAAAAATAAAAAGCTAAAAAACAACTAACTGGCTGCCGTACTACCATAAATGTCCGCGCAATTTGCTTTTTTTGCGTATCTTGTTTACCGATGAAAACCTTTAAATTTATAATTGTTTTCTTTTGCTGTTTTTACTCAGCCAATTTGTTTGCGCAAACGCCGCAGGCAATCGAAGCCGATCTGCTCCGTATTTTTAAACGGGTAAACTACTACGGCTCGCACAAAAAAGAGTGGAAAGCTATTGATTCATTGCAGAAAATGAACAAGATCTTCGGCTTTAAACTTAAATACTACAC
The sequence above is a segment of the Mucilaginibacter celer genome. Coding sequences within it:
- a CDS encoding dienelactone hydrolase family protein; translation: MIKTILVIAMLSLFLAFSFSAGAQTMSSFDRGSFLFKVDTLPYRILFPKHFNPTQKYPLVFVLHGSGERGNNNESQLAYGASRFLQDSVREMYEAIVVFPQCPAKSYWSNVKQVTDSATNKRKFIFQEDAPPTMAMVMLMGLVEQFLDKPFVDKHKVYVGGLSMGGMGTFEIIGREPKVFAAAFAICGGDNTLNAKKYAKKVPLWIFHGNNDPVVPADHSQVIVDAIKEAGGNPRFTLYPGVGHNSWDNAFNEPDLLHWLFSHSK
- a CDS encoding DUF2442 domain-containing protein, encoding MPLLNTRKGERKVKVTFANGLLFVESDGGKPQAFPLEWFPKLLNATDEEREDWSQTEKGIRFNKLDTEVTL
- a CDS encoding YebC/PmpR family DNA-binding transcriptional regulator — its product is MGRAFEFRKERKFKRWAKMAVQFTRLGKEIVMAVKAGGGDVNTNSRLRTAVQNAKAVNMPKDRVEAAIKRASSRDEKDYEELVYEGYASYGVAVLVETATDNTNRTVANVRSYFTKYGGSLGKTGSLDFIFTRKSVFTFEPGDRDLEELELELIDAGLEEIFVEADENGNDVAVIHTAFEDFGKMQKALEEMGIETKSAKLERIPQSFHSVTEEQVPEIMKLIDRLEEDDDVQAVYHNMAE
- a CDS encoding NAD-dependent epimerase/dehydratase family protein; its protein translation is MSEKILVIGANGQIGTELVMALRNIHGAEAVVASDINSPTYAMRSSTGPFELVNVLDKDNLHHIFDKHRPTQVYLLAAILSAVGEQKPKMAWDLNMTGLLHILDFAVEFKVAKVFWPSSIAVFGPHSPQHHTPQYCVMDPNTVYGFSKLAGERWCEYYFNKYGLDVRSIRYPGLIGWKANPGGGTTDYAVHIFHQALKTGKYESFLAEGTALPMMYMDDAIRATISLMDAPAEKISIRSSYNLAGISFTPEQLAAEIQKLIPGFEISYSENDPRQAIADSWPKSIDDSYAQNDWGWQLEYDLPKMVADMLGNLKNII
- a CDS encoding IS3 family transposase, with translation MKVEQSQGCSLSLLCSLSGYSRQAYYKRRLLEERDPIKEELLVQQVIGYRDLQPRIGGRKLFFLMTPFIKAHKLKMGRDHFFRMLGKYGLLNKKRRGKPQTTDSNHWMKKYPDLIKNMVPTRSEQLWVSDITYLELSSEFAYLSLVTDAYSRKIVGFHVSENLTAEGSIQALRMAIEGRQNKEGLIHHSDRGTQYCCHDYIKTLQENNIDISMTQSGDPRDNAIAERVNGILKMELLKPSFIDIEDARTAVTQAVNIYNYLRPHSSISMLTPALVHTRKFKLKRLWRNNYKSKPAKREETAG
- a CDS encoding aspartate-semialdehyde dehydrogenase, translated to MKVAVVGATGLVGTKMLQVLAERNFPVTELIPVASEKSIGKEITFKGKQFKVVSVEDAIKMKPDVAIFSAGGSTSLQQAPLFAAAGTTVIDNSSAWRMDPTKKLVVPEVNADVLTAEDKIIANPNCSTIQMVVALKPLHDKYKIKRVVVSTYQSVTGTGVKAVDQLFNERNGVDGPKVYPYTIDLNVIPQIDVFTENGYTKEEMKMILETKKIMGDDSIKVTATTVRIPVMGGHSESVNIEFANDFDLAEVRELLANAPGIVVVDDTANLKYPMPLDAHDKDEVFVGRIRRDETQDNTLNCWIVSDNLRKGAATNAVQIAEYLAAQHLIGQPVEA
- a CDS encoding type II toxin-antitoxin system HicB family antitoxin, translated to MNEIFFLVEDAIEGGYNARAMGESIYTQGDTLDELKANIRDAVHCHFDEDKLPKMIRLHFVKEEVITV
- a CDS encoding type II toxin-antitoxin system HicA family toxin; translated protein: MSPKAPRNVSGKDLIKVLSKYGYAVVRQTGSHIRLSISLNDGIKSVTVPNHDPLKLGTLMAIINDVSEQLKINKNDIISKL